The genomic stretch ACCAGATCTGGCTGTTCGGAACGAACACGGCATTGCCGTCGCTGCGTTCGATGCGCGTCGTAAAGAGTCCCACTTCGCGCACGATGCCGGCCGTTGCTCCCGTACCTTCTATCAGGTCACCGGCACGAAACGGCCGCAGCATCAGCAACATGATGCCGGCGGCAATATTCTGCAGCGTGCCTTGCAGCGCAAGTCCGATTGCGAGGCCGGCTGCACCGAGCACGGCCAGCACGCTCGCGGTCGCGACGCCGACCTCGCTGAGGGCAGCGAAGAGTACGAGCACGCGTATGGTCCATGCGCCGATTGCATTCACCATCGGCGCGAGCGTCGGATCCGCGCGCGTGCGGGACATTGCCGTCGACAACAACGTGCCGATCCGGTTGGACAGCCACCAACCGACGATCAGCATCAGGATCGCCACGCCCGCATGCATCAGGTCATGCGTGAGCGACACGATCAGCGAAGGCGGCAGGTGAAACAGGCGAGCAATCAGATCATCCATGATAGCCAGGGTTTGAAAGTGTCTCGATGCAGGCGGTATCGGCCCCCGAACGGTTGCCATGTGAGTCGCTGCGCGGGCTTGGTAACATCGTGTAACGTGCCGCGCTTGAGTGTCGTGAAATGCAGACGGGCAGGCGCGACTCACTTGCTCTACACTTGGCGGCCCGAACGAAGCGTCGACAGAACACGGGTTCCGCCGCGCTTCTCCCAGCAATGCATTTGCAAATGCGGTGCCTGCATGAAGGCATGCCGCGCGGACGCAGTCGGCCCGTTATATGGGACGACGCGCCATCCAATCGATGAACAACCCGCCCGCCGACTCCAGCGACCAGCCCAAAATCACCACGAGCGCTACCGCCGACACCTTCGACACGCACGTCGACGGCACCGGCCGCGATGCCGGAATCCGCCTCCCCAGACAGAAACCATTCCAGCGGTTCTGGTGTACGCGCGTGCTGTCGTCGCTGTCGTTCCAGATGCTTGTCGTCGCGATGGGCTGGCATATCTACGCGCTCACGCATAGCGCTTTTGCGCTCGGCCTGGTCGGCCTTGCGCAGTTCCTGCCGATGTTCGTGCTGACGCTTGTCGTCGGCCAGGTCGCGGACCGCTATGACCGCCGGCGCATCGCCGCCATCTGCCAGGGGCTCGAATGTGCGGCGGCGGCGGTTTTCGCCTGGGGCACCTTCGGCGGCTGGATCAGCGCGGCTGTGATCTACGTGCTCGCTGCCTGTGTGGGCGCGGCGCGCGCGTTCGAGTCGCCCGCTGTCGCTTCGCTGCTGCCGGGCGTCGTGCCGCGCGCGCAGCTATCGCAGGCGACGGCATGGGCCACCTCCGCGAACCAGGCTGCGCAGATCGGTGGGCCGGCGTTGGGCGGTCTGCTTTACGGCATCGGCCCCGGCGCGGCATATCTTGCGTGCACGCTGTCGTTCGCGCTCGCGTCGGCAGCCGTCAGCACGATTCCGTTGCGCACGAAGCCCGTGCCGCGCTCGCCCGTCACGCTCGAATCGGTGTTCTCGGGCGTGCGTTTCATCCGCAGCCAGCCGGTGATTCTCGGCGCGCTGTCGCTCGACCTGTTCGCGGTGCTGTTCGGCGGCGCGACGGCCCTGCTGCCCATCTTCGCGCGCGATGTGCTGCACGCCGGACCGCTCGGGCTGGGCCTGCTGCGCTCCGCATCGGCCGTCGGCGCGCTCGGCGGCACGATCTGGCTCGCCCATTTCCCGCTGCGCAAGCGGCCGGGAGCGGCGATGTTCGGTGGCGTGATTGCGTTCGGCATCGCGACCCTGGTGTTCGGTCTGTCGCATTCGTTCATCGTGTCATGGCTCGCGCTGATGGCGCTCGGCGCATCGGATGTGATCAGCGTCGTCGTGCGGCTGTCGCTCGTGCAGCTGCGCACGCCCGATGAGATGCTCGGCCGCGTGAGCGCCGTCAATTCGCTCTTCATCGGCACGTCGAATCAACTGGGCGAATTCGAATCGGGGCTTACCGCCGGCTGGTGGGGCGCGCCACCGGCCGTGCTGGTCGGCGGTTGCGCGACGATCGCGATTGCGCTGTTGTGGATGAAGCTGTTCCCCGAATTGCGCCGCACGCGGACGCTCGAACGTGAAGCGCATGGCGGCCGCGCCGCTGCCTGATCATCACGCACGCGAGTGGCGCCAGCGGCGCAAAAGGGGACCGGGCGCGTTGATTGCAAAGTGGCTGGCAGATCGGCGGCGCACATACGCTGCGCGGTCATCCAGGCCAAGGAGATGCACATGCAAAAGGTACTGCGCGCTCAGCCCATTCGCTACTCGCGAGCCATCGCCAGGCTCATCGCGCTCGCGACAGCCATCGCGCCGCCGCTCGCCGCGAGCGCCGACGATGCGCCGCCCCCCTGCTCGGCGCTCAAGCGCATCGTCGCAGCCGCCCCCACGGGTTTTTCCCAACTGACGCCCGACGATGGCAAAGGCATCGCGCAACCGTACGGCACCGACGCGCAATGCGGCGCGTCTCAGGGCAGTTACGCATGCTCATGGACGCCGAGCGGCGGCGCGGGTTCGAGCACGACTGCCTTGCAGGCTGTCGCCGCCGACATCGCATCCTGCTTGCCCGACGCAACGCACGATGTGAACTCGCCCGCGCGGCAGCACTTCTACATCGGGCCACGCGAAGCGCGCACACAGATCACCGCGATGCCCGCTGGTGCAAACAAGCTAAAACTGGTTGTATCGGGCAAATAGCCTTGCCCGCGCCATGCGCTATTCGGTGCGATACCACACGCGGATACCCGAATACCAGTGACTCACGCTCGTGTCGTCGCCAGAGCCGAAAGTCGACAGGCTTTCCACGTTGATCACATCGACTTGATGCTCGGCGATCCACGCGTTCGCGCGATCAACGAGGGCAGCGGCATTCTCGTACACATGTCCCCGGATCATGTGACGCTGCAACACCTGGCGTTCGAAATCCTGGAAGGCAATTTTGCTCATGGTCTTGTCTCCGTCGGGCTGTTTTTTACATCGGCGCCCCGGCGATGAGTCTATCAACGGCGGCACGGGACCGGCAATTGCTGCATAAGGGCAGACATTGTCCAAGGAGCATCCCATGAGCAGCCCAAAGCAGGACACGGCCGCGACGGCCAGCCCCGGCGGCGACCTCGAACATCCGAAGCCTCCCGCTCACAGCGATAACGAAAAGAGCAAGATGCCGGAACGCGAAGACGAACACCGCAAGCAGTCCCCCGCCGACCGGCCCGGTAAGAAATCCGGCGAAGGCGAACCGTCCGTCGGCTGATGCATTCGCGCGCGGGGCCGCCGTTTGCATCGAAACAAAGTGCGGCCCGCACGGTTTGGAGAACCGCCGTATTTTTTTCACCGCACACGGCGCATTGTCTGCCTCTCGCTCGCAGCGAAGCCGCATTTATTGCTGAATTATTTCTGGTTATTTTTCCGCGTCCTTCATCTACCTTGCCTCCAGGCGGCGGAACATCTCGTCACAGACATGCTCGCCGCCTCTGATATGGAGGGAGCGGAGACAATGACGACATCCTGCAAGGTTTCTATTTGCGTGCCGACATACAACCGGCCTGAACTGCTTGTGGAATGTCTGGACTCGTGTCTGGCGCAGACACATGCGAACATCGAAATACTGATCGGCGACGATTCGAGCGATACGCGCACACAGCAGCTGATCGCCGCGCGCTACGCGCACGATGCGCGCATCCGGTACGTGAAGAACGGGCCATCGCTGGGTCAGGCGCGCAACGTCGCGAGTCTTTTCGCACGCGCGACGGGTGACAAGATCGCGCTAATTCACGACGACGATTACTTCACGAGCGATGGCATCGAGACTCTGCTCGCGCTGTGGCATCGGCATCCGCAGCTCGAGGTCGCGTTCGCCGACCAGTACGAAGTCGATGCACACGGCAATTTCGACGCGACGACGAGCGCGGCCGTGAATGCGGCCTTCCATCGCAACACGGCGGCGCAAGGTCTGCAGAGGCAGCCGGGGCGCACGGGACTCGTGCAGATGTTCCCAAATAACGGCTGGATGGCGAATGCGGATCTCGTCAAACGCATCAGCTATCGCGATGACGTCGGTACGTGCTGCGACTACGTATTCGGCGCCGAGCTGTGCCTCGCCGCATCGCAGGTGTATTACCTGCATCGCTACGTATCGTACTACCGCAAGACCGACGTCTCGGTTTCGGGCCGCACGCGCGGCTCCGCATGCTCTGCTTCGTTGACGGCCTTCGAGTTCGTGTCGCGGCTGACGCTCGATGCGTCGCTCGAACCTGCTCGCCGCCTCGCGTTGCGCAGGCTCGCGCCAAACGTCGTCTCGCTGTATGCGAAGAACGATGCGCCGCTTGCAGCGCTGCGTGTGGCGTTCGTGCACCTGTACGCGTATGCGTACGGACTCGATGCGCGGCTCTACTATCATCTGTCGCTGATCGCACGCGCATGCATTCCGATGAAGTGGCGAGGACTGCCGCCATCTGCCACGCGCTTTCCCTGAGTGCGCACGCGCGAGCGTCAGGCGAAAAAAAGCGGCTCTATGGAAGAGCCGCTTCCGGTACTTCATGATCGCGCGTCAGGCGCGACGCCTCACGGTTCGTTGCGCAGATAGCCTTCCTTTGACGGATCGCGCATGCGGAACGATACGAGGCCGGCGATCGCACACAGCGCCGTCACGTACCAGTAGAACATCGATTCGCTGCCGGCCTGCTTGAGCCACAGCGCCACGTACTCCGCCGACCCGCCGAAGATCGCATTCGCCACCGCGTACGACAGGCCGACGCCCAGCGCGCGCACTTCAGGTGGGAACATTTCGGCCTTGATCAGGCCGCTGATCGACGTATAGAAGCTGACAATGGCCAGCGCGATCACCACGAACACGAAGGCCATCACGGGGCTTGTCACGTCCTTCAGGGCGTGCAGCAGCGGCACCGTGCTGATCGTCGCGAAGAAGCCGAACAGCAGCATAGACTGGCGGCGGCCGATACGATCCGACAAGGCACCGAACACCGGCTGCATGATCATGTACACGAAGAGCGCAGCCGTCATCACGTTGCTGGCAGTCTTCGTGTTCATGCCTGCTGTGTTGACGAGATACTTCTGCATGTACGTCGTAAACGTGTAGAAAATCAGCGAACCGCCCGCCGTAAAGCCGAGCACCGTGAAGAAAGCGCCCTTGTGCTTCCACATGCCGCGCAGCGTGCCCGCTTCCTTGCGCTGACGCGTCTCGGCCGTGGTCGTTTCGTCGAGCGAGCGGCGCAGATACAGCGCGACCAGCGCGGCCAGCGCGCCGACCACGAACGGAATACGCCAGCCCCACGCCTTCAGCTCTTCCGTCGTCAGCAGCTGTTGCAGGATCACGAGCACGAGCAACGCGAACAGTTGCCCGCCGATCAGCGTCACGTACTGGAACGACGCGAAGAAGCCGCGACGCCCCTTCAACGCGACTTCACTCATGTACGTTGCGCTGGTGCCATATTCGCCGCCCACCGACAGGCCCTGAAACAGACGCGCGACCAGCAGCAACGCAGGCGCGAGCGCGCCGATCTGCGCATAAGTGGGCAACGCGGCAATCACGAGCGAACCGCCGCACATCATGAATACAGACACCATCATCGCGAAACGGCGGCCGCGCTTGTCGGCGAGACGGCCGAAGAACCAGCCGCCGATCGGGCGCATCAGGAAGCCCGCGGCGAACACGCCTGCCGTATTCAGCAACTGCGCTGTCGTATCGCCTTTCGGGAAAAACGCGGGTGCGAAGTACAGTGCGCAAAACGAGTAGACGTAGAAATCGAACCACTCGACGAGATTGCCGGACGAAGCGCCGACGATCGCGAAGATGCGTCGACGGGTGTCGGAGGGCGTGAAGACGGTCGTATCGGTCATGCTGGTGTCGGTCCCTTCTTTGAAGTTTCAGCGGTCGAATGCCGCCTTTGTGTTGCGCCCCAGCCCGGTTTCAACGCGGTTTCGATCGCGTTTCAACGGGATGGCGGCGCGCGTGCGAGATTGTATGGATATGTAAGCTTTTACGCGTCGGTATCTTAACGGATATCGCTGGATAACGGCGTGTGCCCGGCATTCTGTAGGGTTGCGCCGCCTTTGCGCGCGCATCGGCTCGCGTTCGGCGATACGCCGCCCGGTTCTGCACAAACAAAAAGAGCCAGCCCGAAGGCTGGCTCTGGTGATGGATCGTCTTAACGACGCAGCGTGGGCCGGACACTCACACCCGCACGGCAGGCGCCG from Paraburkholderia phymatum STM815 encodes the following:
- a CDS encoding mechanosensitive ion channel family protein, whose translation is MDDLIARLFHLPPSLIVSLTHDLMHAGVAILMLIVGWWLSNRIGTLLSTAMSRTRADPTLAPMVNAIGAWTIRVLVLFAALSEVGVATASVLAVLGAAGLAIGLALQGTLQNIAAGIMLLMLRPFRAGDLIEGTGATAGIVREVGLFTTRIERSDGNAVFVPNSQIWSNPVINYSSGGTQRVEVEVAIAQRKDVACAIDALKKMIAGDPRVLGGTTLAPVVTAADYRRGGGAAVRLAVWVSGADAQLAGEDMREHARSVLQEAGCEMAEAPRGQAVQRPPQTQHA
- a CDS encoding MFS transporter, producing the protein MNNPPADSSDQPKITTSATADTFDTHVDGTGRDAGIRLPRQKPFQRFWCTRVLSSLSFQMLVVAMGWHIYALTHSAFALGLVGLAQFLPMFVLTLVVGQVADRYDRRRIAAICQGLECAAAAVFAWGTFGGWISAAVIYVLAACVGAARAFESPAVASLLPGVVPRAQLSQATAWATSANQAAQIGGPALGGLLYGIGPGAAYLACTLSFALASAAVSTIPLRTKPVPRSPVTLESVFSGVRFIRSQPVILGALSLDLFAVLFGGATALLPIFARDVLHAGPLGLGLLRSASAVGALGGTIWLAHFPLRKRPGAAMFGGVIAFGIATLVFGLSHSFIVSWLALMALGASDVISVVVRLSLVQLRTPDEMLGRVSAVNSLFIGTSNQLGEFESGLTAGWWGAPPAVLVGGCATIAIALLWMKLFPELRRTRTLEREAHGGRAAA
- a CDS encoding glycosyltransferase family 2 protein, which gives rise to MTTSCKVSICVPTYNRPELLVECLDSCLAQTHANIEILIGDDSSDTRTQQLIAARYAHDARIRYVKNGPSLGQARNVASLFARATGDKIALIHDDDYFTSDGIETLLALWHRHPQLEVAFADQYEVDAHGNFDATTSAAVNAAFHRNTAAQGLQRQPGRTGLVQMFPNNGWMANADLVKRISYRDDVGTCCDYVFGAELCLAASQVYYLHRYVSYYRKTDVSVSGRTRGSACSASLTAFEFVSRLTLDASLEPARRLALRRLAPNVVSLYAKNDAPLAALRVAFVHLYAYAYGLDARLYYHLSLIARACIPMKWRGLPPSATRFP
- a CDS encoding MFS family transporter; this translates as MTDTTVFTPSDTRRRIFAIVGASSGNLVEWFDFYVYSFCALYFAPAFFPKGDTTAQLLNTAGVFAAGFLMRPIGGWFFGRLADKRGRRFAMMVSVFMMCGGSLVIAALPTYAQIGALAPALLLVARLFQGLSVGGEYGTSATYMSEVALKGRRGFFASFQYVTLIGGQLFALLVLVILQQLLTTEELKAWGWRIPFVVGALAALVALYLRRSLDETTTAETRQRKEAGTLRGMWKHKGAFFTVLGFTAGGSLIFYTFTTYMQKYLVNTAGMNTKTASNVMTAALFVYMIMQPVFGALSDRIGRRQSMLLFGFFATISTVPLLHALKDVTSPVMAFVFVVIALAIVSFYTSISGLIKAEMFPPEVRALGVGLSYAVANAIFGGSAEYVALWLKQAGSESMFYWYVTALCAIAGLVSFRMRDPSKEGYLRNEP